In Gemmatimonadota bacterium, a genomic segment contains:
- a CDS encoding FecR domain-containing protein: MAAGGGNRLRGVAGGTLWLGGTYVRRSAPPPQVHMVDVPARESQVARVSDDSWAVVSAGSRLTWRDAATEGGVRELVLDGEARFSMTKVQAGHYVVVTPAARVIVTGTEFTVDATDPVSTKVRVTEGRVVLASRGVDAAEPVALGVGERGVATWGQPARRAR, encoded by the coding sequence GTGGCAGCTGGCGGTGGGAATCGCCTGCGTGGGGTTGCCGGCGGCACTCTTTGGCTGGGGGGGACGTACGTCAGGCGTTCGGCGCCGCCGCCGCAGGTCCACATGGTCGATGTGCCGGCGCGTGAGTCGCAAGTGGCGCGCGTGAGCGACGACTCCTGGGCCGTGGTCTCTGCGGGGTCGCGCCTCACGTGGCGTGACGCGGCCACCGAGGGTGGCGTGCGCGAACTGGTGCTCGATGGCGAGGCGCGCTTCAGCATGACGAAGGTGCAGGCCGGCCACTACGTGGTGGTGACGCCTGCGGCGCGGGTGATCGTGACGGGGACGGAGTTCACCGTGGATGCGACCGACCCCGTCTCCACCAAGGTCCGGGTGACGGAAGGGCGGGTGGTGCTGGCGAGCCGAGGAGTGGACGCGGCCGAGCCCGTGGCGTTAGGCGTGGGGGAGCGGGGGGTGGCGACCTGGGGACAGCCGGCGCGGAGGGCGCGATGA
- a CDS encoding DUF2188 domain-containing protein yields MSRKTRRNVHVVPSGKSKSKRTTFVARVAGDASPLTEPTTQTQAIAAAIPEARTRRSEVVIHRADRRILAPTATATTRRR; encoded by the coding sequence ATGTCCAGAAAGACGCGACGCAACGTGCACGTGGTTCCGAGCGGAAAGTCCAAGTCGAAGCGCACCACCTTCGTGGCCCGCGTCGCGGGCGACGCCTCGCCGCTCACCGAACCCACCACGCAGACGCAGGCCATCGCCGCAGCCATCCCCGAGGCACGCACGCGCCGGAGCGAGGTGGTCATCCATCGCGCCGACAGGCGCATTCTGGCACCGACAGCTACGGCAACGACTCGCCGCAGGTGA
- a CDS encoding DPP IV N-terminal domain-containing protein produces the protein MGLYSHPCADSGGIELVVERAGSVRRLTHSRGDDLIGDVSPDGRFAVIATARWNTDSHYDLAVVDLRTGAYRQVTQGDDTDQHAHWSQSGDRLAFLRNSWAEETSYLCLVNPDGSDLRCPTEWKALGPPVGWIDDDRLLVQRKVGSMNEIVVADVRDQRLTSLGEQVNVASLSPDGRWLACRCERIGYRSGSWFVMPVGRSNEARPIAVPANVVLTNVTFGDVGRPPASSEMTVDVGPSMPVVGVPHRLTAHANLASRRTEPLERVRWRSHDPDVLTIDSLTGEAQPLRPGKTRVTVVAPGWAQAEREIEVRTDVPALIGEESWEATGSNGGTTSESRAP, from the coding sequence GTGGGTCTTTACTCGCACCCATGCGCTGACAGCGGCGGCATCGAACTCGTGGTCGAGCGCGCCGGTTCGGTGCGGCGACTCACACACTCGCGCGGCGACGACCTCATCGGCGACGTATCGCCCGACGGGCGCTTTGCGGTGATCGCCACGGCGCGATGGAACACCGACTCGCACTACGATCTCGCCGTCGTCGACCTCCGCACCGGCGCATACCGACAGGTGACGCAGGGCGATGACACCGATCAACACGCGCACTGGAGCCAGTCGGGCGATCGACTCGCCTTTCTCCGCAACTCGTGGGCCGAGGAGACCTCGTATCTCTGTCTCGTCAATCCCGATGGGAGCGACCTGCGATGTCCGACGGAGTGGAAGGCGCTGGGCCCCCCCGTTGGGTGGATCGACGACGATCGGTTGCTCGTCCAGCGCAAGGTGGGGAGCATGAACGAGATTGTCGTGGCCGACGTGCGTGACCAGCGCCTCACCTCCCTCGGCGAGCAGGTGAACGTGGCGTCGCTGTCGCCGGATGGGCGATGGCTCGCGTGTCGCTGCGAACGGATCGGCTATCGCTCCGGCTCCTGGTTCGTGATGCCGGTGGGGCGCTCCAACGAGGCGCGTCCCATTGCCGTGCCGGCAAACGTCGTACTGACGAACGTGACCTTCGGTGACGTGGGACGGCCACCGGCGAGCAGCGAGATGACCGTCGACGTGGGGCCGTCGATGCCGGTCGTCGGGGTGCCACACCGCCTAACGGCACATGCCAACCTTGCGAGTCGGCGCACCGAACCGCTCGAGCGCGTGCGTTGGCGCTCGCACGATCCCGATGTCCTGACCATCGATTCGCTCACCGGGGAGGCGCAGCCGCTTCGCCCGGGGAAGACGCGGGTGACGGTGGTCGCTCCCGGTTGGGCACAAGCGGAACGCGAGATCGAGGTGCGCACCGACGTGCCAGCCCTGATCGGCGAGGAGAGCTGGGAGGCGACTGGCTCGAACGGTGGTACGACTTCGGAAAGCCGCGCCCCGTGA